One Chloroflexota bacterium genomic window carries:
- a CDS encoding nuclear transport factor 2 family protein has protein sequence MFSKSPCPVAAVTRLQQAWNMHDPDGLEACLHPCYQSLHPNHPERNFSGRLAARLSWAAVFEAVPDLRAELLHYAVINDTVWTEWRWHGEEHVSGVPFEAQGVMIFTIADDLITQAQVYTEILETTGPDWDQVLDNLLQNDSEQSF, from the coding sequence ATGTTCTCAAAATCCCCCTGCCCGGTTGCCGCCGTCACCCGCCTCCAACAAGCCTGGAACATGCACGACCCGGACGGCCTGGAGGCTTGCCTTCATCCATGCTATCAAAGCCTCCACCCCAATCACCCGGAGCGAAACTTTAGCGGGCGGCTGGCGGCCCGGCTGAGTTGGGCCGCCGTGTTCGAGGCCGTGCCCGACCTGCGGGCCGAGTTACTCCACTACGCCGTCATTAACGACACGGTCTGGACGGAGTGGCGCTGGCACGGCGAAGAGCACGTCAGCGGCGTTCCGTTTGAAGCTCAGGGTGTCATGATCTTCACCATCGCCGACGATCTCATCACCCAGGCGCAGGTGTACACCGAAATACTCGAAACCACCGGGCCGGACTGGGATCAGGTGTTGGACAACCTGTTGCAGAACGACTCAGAGCAATCATTCTAA